From Methanooceanicella nereidis, a single genomic window includes:
- a CDS encoding ribose 1,5-bisphosphate isomerase, giving the protein MTILTETAEKIKNMEIRGAGRIARAAALALKEEATSIDTDDIGEFNRRMNDAYETLYNTRPTAVSLPNALRLVMRYRAATVEDARKAIISNADNFISNSQNAVKKIGQIGAKRIKDGDTILTHCNSSAAAAIVEAAFKQGKNINVIATETRPRQQGYVTVDIMQKIGVPTTLILDSAVRYFMKDVDIVVVGADAITVNGSLINKVGTSQIALAAHEARVNLIVAAETYKFSPKTLLGDLVEIEERDPSEVLSPEMHIKWPGLIVRNPAFDVTPHQYIDLIITELGAIPPEMAFWVITEKLGLELEDSATNIK; this is encoded by the coding sequence ATGACGATACTCACAGAGACCGCAGAAAAGATAAAGAACATGGAGATAAGGGGTGCCGGACGTATAGCACGGGCGGCCGCTCTTGCTTTGAAGGAAGAGGCCACGTCTATCGATACCGATGACATCGGCGAGTTCAACAGAAGGATGAACGACGCGTACGAGACTTTGTATAATACCAGGCCTACGGCCGTGTCACTGCCGAACGCACTTCGTCTGGTCATGAGATACCGGGCCGCTACCGTTGAAGATGCCAGGAAAGCAATAATCTCTAACGCGGATAACTTCATAAGCAATTCCCAGAACGCGGTCAAAAAGATCGGCCAGATCGGGGCAAAGCGCATCAAGGACGGGGACACGATCCTGACCCATTGTAATTCCTCGGCGGCTGCCGCGATCGTAGAGGCCGCGTTCAAGCAGGGTAAGAACATTAACGTCATAGCGACCGAGACCCGACCGCGCCAGCAGGGCTACGTCACGGTGGACATCATGCAAAAGATCGGCGTTCCGACCACACTGATACTGGATTCGGCGGTCAGGTATTTTATGAAGGATGTCGACATCGTCGTCGTGGGCGCGGATGCGATAACAGTTAACGGAAGCCTTATCAATAAGGTGGGCACTTCACAGATCGCTTTAGCGGCCCATGAGGCAAGGGTTAACCTCATAGTCGCGGCAGAAACATATAAGTTCAGCCCTAAGACGCTGCTGGGCGACCTTGTGGAGATAGAGGAGAGGGATCCGTCGGAGGTACTGAGCCCGGAGATGCATATCAAATGGCCGGGGCTTATCGTAAGGAATCCGGCATTCGATGTCACTCCGCATCAATATATCGATCTTATCATAACGGAACTCGGAGCGATACCGCCTGAGATGGCGTTCTGGGTGATAACGGAAAAGCTCGGGCTGGAGCTTGAGGATTCGGCCACGAATATAAAATGA
- a CDS encoding DEAD/DEAH box helicase, with amino-acid sequence MTSFYDLKISEPVMSALGNMGFEEATPIQEQAIPAILEGRDIIGQAQTGTGKTAAFGIPLVEKCDTSSGLIQGMIIAPTRELAIQVAEELNRIGQTKGIRSLPIYGGQNIKWQMNGLRNKPHIIVGTPGRLVDHILRRKTISLDHIKMVVLDEADEMLDMGFIEDIETLLKETPVQRQTLLFSATMPSQVRALAQKFMKDPINIGITSKKISVPLIAQNYVEVHEKQKFDVLCRLLDIQSPDLAIVFGRTKKRVNEVYEGLTKRGYSARELHGDMDQSRRDSVMRQFREGSIQVLVATDVAARGLDISGVTHVYNFDIPQDPESYVHRIGRTGRAGKSGIAITFATVKESRLLKVIEQVSGQRMIRLAAPTIDEAIEVQQRITVEKLVRVIEEENVSKYIPMAEMILENHDSVTIIAAALKVLTKEPDMTPINLTEIKPARSRNVKHPKRVAGEETFREDNLWRSVRKEQYRKGEKKSYENSGDKAYDKGKKSDAAPGKDKHGSPFKKFHKSVSDGYRGNKPSSNANNYKPAKK; translated from the coding sequence TTGACTTCATTCTATGATTTAAAGATAAGCGAACCGGTCATGAGCGCTTTGGGTAACATGGGCTTCGAAGAGGCTACGCCCATACAGGAGCAGGCAATACCGGCAATATTAGAAGGCAGGGACATTATAGGCCAGGCCCAGACAGGCACAGGAAAGACTGCCGCTTTCGGCATACCATTAGTAGAAAAATGCGATACCTCAAGCGGGCTTATACAGGGTATGATAATAGCCCCCACAAGAGAGCTGGCCATTCAGGTAGCGGAGGAACTGAACCGGATAGGTCAAACAAAAGGGATCCGCTCTCTTCCGATCTATGGCGGCCAGAACATAAAGTGGCAGATGAACGGGCTAAGGAACAAGCCCCATATCATCGTAGGCACCCCGGGACGCCTTGTGGACCATATCTTAAGGCGGAAAACGATCAGTCTCGACCATATTAAAATGGTGGTACTGGACGAGGCGGACGAGATGCTCGACATGGGCTTTATCGAGGACATTGAGACTCTGTTAAAGGAGACCCCCGTCCAGAGGCAAACACTGTTATTCTCTGCGACGATGCCGTCACAGGTCAGGGCCCTGGCACAGAAGTTCATGAAAGACCCTATTAACATAGGCATAACTTCAAAGAAAATCTCCGTACCCCTCATCGCACAAAACTATGTGGAAGTGCATGAAAAGCAAAAGTTCGATGTACTATGCAGGCTGCTTGATATACAGTCACCCGATCTCGCCATCGTGTTCGGCAGGACAAAAAAACGCGTGAACGAGGTATATGAAGGTCTGACCAAGAGAGGATATAGCGCAAGGGAGCTTCACGGCGATATGGACCAGTCAAGGCGAGATAGCGTCATGAGACAGTTCAGGGAGGGCAGCATACAGGTACTTGTCGCGACTGACGTGGCCGCAAGAGGACTTGACATAAGCGGTGTCACGCATGTATATAATTTTGATATACCGCAGGACCCTGAAAGCTATGTTCACCGTATAGGCAGGACGGGCAGGGCAGGAAAAAGCGGCATTGCGATAACTTTCGCCACAGTAAAAGAGAGCAGGCTGTTAAAAGTGATCGAACAGGTATCCGGCCAGAGAATGATAAGGCTCGCAGCTCCGACAATAGACGAAGCGATCGAAGTCCAGCAGAGGATAACAGTAGAGAAACTTGTTCGCGTCATAGAAGAGGAGAACGTCTCAAAATATATCCCGATGGCAGAGATGATCCTGGAGAACCATGATTCGGTGACGATCATAGCAGCCGCTTTGAAAGTACTCACGAAAGAGCCCGACATGACCCCGATAAATTTGACCGAGATAAAGCCGGCAAGATCGAGAAACGTAAAACATCCGAAGCGTGTCGCAGGCGAGGAGACCTTCCGCGAAGATAACTTATGGAGATCGGTCCGTAAGGAACAGTACAGGAAGGGCGAAAAGAAAAGCTATGAGAATAGCGGCGATAAGGCATACGATAAAGGGAAAAAGTCCGACGCGGCGCCTGGAAAAGATAAACATGGAAGCCCCTTTAAAAAATTCCATAAAAGCGTTTCGGACGGGTACAGAGGTAATAAGCCATCCAGCAACGCTAACAATTATAAGCCTGCGAAAAAGTGA